In Paracholeplasma morum, the following are encoded in one genomic region:
- a CDS encoding GNAT family N-acetyltransferase produces the protein MRNYSQMPTVEFRNFQLRTLLKKDYHDLFSFGQDEVTTEFLTWGPLKNLKEAKNMIKYTYYRRLSRKEPIGYAIVDMTSNKMVGTIEFHSFNHKQNSCEIGYVLSRNYWNQGIMTDALKEMTKIGFEVLDMDLIIIKHIKENIASQRVILKAGYDRKELLKNSFFHPKTQRFHDVYVYEKTRRTYDK, from the coding sequence ATGAGAAATTATAGTCAAATGCCTACAGTAGAATTTAGAAATTTTCAATTAAGGACACTTTTGAAGAAGGATTATCATGATCTATTTTCCTTTGGACAAGATGAAGTGACCACAGAGTTTTTGACTTGGGGCCCACTAAAAAATCTCAAAGAAGCAAAAAACATGATTAAGTATACCTATTATAGAAGGCTTTCACGCAAAGAACCGATAGGTTACGCGATTGTTGATATGACGAGCAATAAGATGGTTGGGACGATTGAGTTTCACTCATTTAATCACAAACAAAATAGTTGTGAAATTGGGTATGTCTTATCTAGGAACTACTGGAACCAAGGCATCATGACAGACGCATTAAAAGAAATGACCAAGATTGGGTTTGAGGTTTTGGACATGGATTTGATTATTATCAAACACATAAAAGAGAACATTGCTAGCCAAAGGGTTATTCTCAAAGCTGGTTATGATAGAAAAGAATTACTGAAAAATAGCTTTTTTCATCCGAAAACACAACGTTTTCACGATGTGTATGTGTATGAAAAAACAAGGAGGACTTATGATAAGTAA
- the hisS gene encoding histidine--tRNA ligase → MISKAKGTYDVLPNESFKWAQLEDKARKMLTLFGYKEIRTPIFEYSEVFHRVNEQSDMVTKETYDFLDKGNRQLTLRPEGTAGVIRSFVENKMHVQNNLCKLYYIGPNFRYERPQKGRFRQFMQFGVEAIGSNDSALDAEVIGLAYSFIKELGLKGVKVRINSLGDNESRQNFKEALTAHFMPHSETLCQDCKNRLDKNPLRILDCKIDNEHEAVLSAPTPQDHLNAASREYFKSVLSYLDSADITYEIAPKLVRGLDYYTHTVFEIEADIEGFGAQNVLGGGGRYQSLVKELGGPDLPGIGFAFGMERLLLAMEAELLSFSSEPTPDIFLVATSHEARLEAIKILFEARNKGLIADMDYTGTNFKSQFKAALKSNSKYIFIIGEDELANLTVAIKNTETQEQEQVPMKIAVRTVISALGK, encoded by the coding sequence ATGATAAGTAAAGCTAAAGGCACCTATGATGTTTTGCCAAATGAATCATTTAAATGGGCTCAATTAGAAGATAAAGCCAGAAAGATGCTCACTTTGTTTGGGTATAAAGAAATCAGAACACCAATATTTGAGTATTCTGAAGTTTTTCACCGCGTAAATGAGCAATCTGATATGGTTACCAAAGAAACCTATGATTTTCTCGATAAAGGAAATAGACAACTGACGCTGAGACCAGAAGGCACCGCTGGTGTCATTCGTAGTTTTGTTGAGAACAAAATGCATGTTCAAAACAACCTATGCAAGCTTTATTATATCGGACCAAACTTTAGATATGAACGACCACAAAAAGGACGTTTTAGACAGTTTATGCAGTTCGGGGTTGAAGCCATTGGATCTAACGATTCCGCACTTGATGCAGAAGTTATCGGATTGGCTTATTCCTTTATCAAAGAACTTGGATTAAAAGGTGTTAAAGTTCGCATTAATTCATTAGGAGATAATGAATCAAGACAAAACTTTAAAGAAGCGCTGACTGCGCATTTTATGCCACATAGTGAGACGCTTTGCCAAGACTGTAAGAACCGCCTTGATAAAAATCCACTTAGAATACTTGACTGCAAAATCGATAATGAACATGAAGCTGTTTTAAGTGCACCAACACCACAGGATCATTTAAATGCAGCATCTCGTGAGTATTTTAAATCGGTGCTTTCTTACTTAGATAGCGCGGACATTACCTATGAAATCGCGCCGAAACTAGTTAGAGGATTAGATTATTATACTCACACCGTATTTGAAATAGAAGCCGATATCGAAGGATTCGGAGCTCAAAACGTCTTAGGTGGTGGTGGAAGATACCAATCATTAGTTAAAGAGTTAGGCGGGCCAGATTTACCAGGAATCGGTTTTGCATTTGGAATGGAGCGTCTGTTACTGGCAATGGAAGCTGAATTGCTATCCTTTAGTTCTGAACCTACGCCAGATATCTTCTTGGTTGCAACTAGCCATGAAGCAAGACTAGAAGCCATAAAAATATTGTTTGAAGCCAGAAATAAAGGTTTAATTGCCGATATGGATTATACTGGTACAAACTTTAAATCACAATTCAAAGCAGCTTTGAAATCCAATTCTAAATACATATTTATCATTGGAGAAGATGAGTTAGCTAATCTCACTGTTGCAATCAAAAATACGGAAACACAAGAACAGGAACAAGTGCCAATGAAGATTGCAGTAAGAACAGTTATAAGCGCACTAGGAAAATAA